The following are from one region of the Synechococcus sp. CBW1108 genome:
- a CDS encoding DUF4160 domain-containing protein, giving the protein MPTILRSGPYRVYFYSHEPNGPPHVHVDRDKTSCKVSLIPVALASSLGFRAGELREIERLISMNRAILLKAWEEFHG; this is encoded by the coding sequence ATGCCGACAATTCTAAGGAGCGGACCTTACAGGGTCTACTTCTACAGTCACGAACCAAATGGGCCTCCACATGTTCATGTTGATAGAGATAAAACGTCATGCAAAGTCTCGCTTATTCCTGTTGCGCTAGCCTCAAGCCTTGGTTTTCGCGCCGGAGAGCTGCGTGAAATTGAACGGCTGATCAGCATGAACAGAGCTATCCTGCTGAAGGCATGGGAGGAGTTTCATGGCTAA
- a CDS encoding IS110 family transposase, producing the protein MVNPRSAGIDIGSRFHVVAVPAELDDDPVLKFSSFTNDLKSIAEWLLAIDIKTVAMESTGIYWVPLYEILVGRGIEVFLVNARHAKNVPGRKTDISDSQWLQQLHSHGLVRASFQPDPCIAKLRAYFRQRDILVRYRSSHQQHMQKALMQMNLQLHHVVKDITGQTARRVIDAILSGERNPEKLATLRDRRCKETEATIAAALDGNYQEEHLFELKVAVEMFDAYSEKIRECELAGQVVLNELAGGDYVEPEKQASDCQIRSNGFSFNPQALITSLAGHDLLSLPGLGPATVITLISECGLDMSRWPSAKHFVSWLGLSPQNKISGGRVLSSRTRQGATRAGSSFWMAAVPISRTNTALGAFQRRLSARVGKGKALIATARKIAILYYKMLRYGMAFQEPGASAYQKASQERHVRGLERRAKALGYQLVPTG; encoded by the coding sequence GTGGTCAATCCACGCTCCGCAGGAATAGACATCGGTAGTCGGTTCCATGTTGTAGCGGTACCAGCAGAGCTTGACGATGACCCAGTGCTGAAATTCTCAAGCTTTACTAATGATCTGAAGTCTATAGCTGAATGGTTGCTCGCCATCGACATCAAGACGGTAGCCATGGAGTCAACTGGAATCTACTGGGTTCCACTCTACGAAATACTCGTGGGTCGAGGCATCGAAGTCTTTCTGGTTAATGCTCGGCACGCAAAGAATGTCCCCGGTCGCAAGACTGATATCAGTGATTCTCAGTGGTTGCAGCAACTTCACAGCCATGGTCTTGTTCGCGCGAGCTTCCAGCCCGATCCCTGCATCGCCAAGCTGAGAGCCTACTTTCGGCAGCGTGACATTTTAGTGCGTTACCGCTCCTCGCATCAGCAGCACATGCAGAAAGCCCTCATGCAAATGAACCTACAGCTACATCATGTTGTGAAAGACATCACTGGTCAGACTGCTCGCAGAGTCATTGATGCCATCCTTTCAGGAGAACGAAATCCAGAGAAGCTGGCTACACTGCGCGATCGCCGCTGCAAGGAGACAGAAGCAACGATCGCTGCCGCTCTCGATGGCAACTATCAAGAAGAACATCTCTTTGAACTTAAGGTTGCAGTAGAGATGTTCGATGCTTATTCAGAAAAGATTCGAGAATGCGAATTGGCCGGCCAAGTCGTCCTGAATGAGTTAGCTGGGGGCGACTATGTTGAGCCTGAAAAACAAGCAAGCGACTGCCAAATCAGGAGCAATGGCTTTTCGTTCAATCCTCAGGCCCTGATCACATCGTTGGCAGGCCATGACCTATTAAGCCTGCCTGGTCTCGGGCCTGCAACGGTGATCACCTTGATCAGTGAGTGTGGGCTCGACATGAGCCGCTGGCCTAGCGCCAAGCATTTTGTCTCATGGCTTGGGTTGAGCCCGCAGAATAAGATCTCTGGTGGCCGAGTGCTTTCCTCGCGGACACGACAGGGGGCTACCAGGGCCGGCAGTTCTTTTTGGATGGCAGCAGTGCCAATCAGCAGAACTAACACTGCCTTGGGTGCATTCCAGCGGCGACTATCTGCAAGGGTTGGTAAAGGGAAGGCATTGATAGCCACAGCTCGCAAGATTGCCATTCTTTACTATAAAATGCTGAGATATGGCATGGCTTTTCAAGAGCCGGGCGCTTCTGCTTACCAGAAGGCATCACAAGAGCGACACGTGCGTGGGCTGGAACGGCGTGCAAAAGCGCTTGGTTACCAGCTGGTCCCAACCGGATGA
- a CDS encoding Ni/Fe hydrogenase subunit alpha, with the protein MITIDPVTRIEGHAKITLHLDGAGRIADARFHVVEYRGFETFCEGRPFTEMAGITARICGICPVSHLLAAAKTGDKLLGVQPPPAARQLRRLLNLAQICQSHALSFFHLSSPDFLLGWESDPAKRNVFGLMAADPELARAGIRLRQFGQQIIELLAGRKIHSAWAVPGGVRSPLSAIARDWILERLPEARATAAAALELYKKLLDGPLQREQLTFGDFPSLFMGLVTPDGGWECIEGAIRFIDSHGRIVADGLSEDDYASFLGEAVESWSYLKFPYYKPLGYPEGMYRVGPLARLNVCERIGTAWADAELAELRQRSGTPGSGGRIITSSFAYHHARLVEIVACLEGIEQLVAGDALMGGRIRAHASLNANGAVGVSEAPRGTLFHHYCVNDDSLITRVNLIIATGQNNLAMNRTVAQIAREFIPAPVAAGAEIPEPLLNRVEAGIRCFDPCLSCSTHAAGEMPLRIALVDASGRVLAERVRD; encoded by the coding sequence ATGATCACGATCGACCCGGTGACCCGGATCGAGGGCCACGCCAAGATCACCCTGCACCTCGATGGGGCCGGCCGGATCGCCGACGCTCGCTTCCACGTGGTGGAGTATCGCGGCTTCGAGACCTTCTGTGAGGGCCGGCCCTTCACGGAGATGGCGGGCATCACCGCCCGCATCTGCGGCATCTGCCCGGTGAGCCACCTGCTGGCCGCGGCCAAAACCGGCGACAAGCTGCTGGGGGTGCAGCCGCCACCGGCGGCCCGCCAGCTGCGGCGGCTTCTCAATCTGGCCCAAATCTGCCAGAGCCATGCCCTCTCCTTTTTCCACCTCAGCAGCCCCGATTTCCTGCTGGGTTGGGAGAGCGATCCGGCCAAGCGCAATGTGTTTGGCCTGATGGCGGCCGATCCCGAGCTGGCTCGCGCCGGCATCCGCCTGCGCCAGTTTGGCCAGCAGATCATTGAGCTGCTGGCGGGCCGCAAGATCCACTCGGCCTGGGCCGTGCCCGGTGGGGTGCGCTCGCCCCTCAGCGCCATAGCCCGCGATTGGATCCTGGAACGGCTACCGGAGGCCAGGGCCACCGCGGCCGCGGCGCTGGAGCTCTACAAAAAATTGCTGGATGGGCCACTGCAGCGTGAGCAGCTCACTTTTGGCGACTTCCCGTCGCTGTTCATGGGCCTGGTGACACCCGATGGCGGCTGGGAGTGCATTGAGGGGGCGATCCGCTTCATCGACAGCCACGGCCGGATCGTGGCCGATGGCCTCTCGGAAGACGATTACGCCAGCTTCCTGGGCGAGGCGGTGGAGAGCTGGAGCTATCTCAAGTTCCCCTACTACAAGCCGCTCGGCTATCCGGAGGGGATGTATCGGGTGGGTCCGCTGGCGCGGCTGAATGTGTGCGAGCGGATCGGCACCGCCTGGGCTGATGCGGAGCTGGCCGAGCTGCGCCAGCGCAGCGGCACCCCTGGGAGTGGCGGCCGCATCATCACCTCCTCGTTTGCCTATCACCACGCCCGGCTGGTGGAAATCGTGGCCTGCCTGGAGGGGATCGAGCAGCTGGTGGCCGGCGACGCGTTGATGGGTGGCCGCATCCGCGCCCATGCCAGCCTCAACGCCAATGGGGCGGTGGGGGTGAGCGAGGCGCCGCGGGGCACGTTGTTTCACCACTACTGCGTCAACGACGACAGCCTGATCACCCGCGTCAACCTGATCATTGCCACGGGCCAGAACAACCTGGCCATGAACCGCACCGTGGCCCAGATCGCCCGCGAATTCATTCCCGCCCCGGTGGCCGCGGGCGCCGAGATCCCCGAGCCCCTGCTCAACCGTGTGGAGGCGGGCATCCGCTGCTTCGATCCCTGTCTCTCCTGCTCCACCCATGCGGCCGGCGAGATGCCGCTGCGGATTGCTTTGGTGGATGCGTCCGGCCGGGTGCTGGCGGAGCGGGTAAGGGATTGA
- a CDS encoding GIY-YIG nuclease family protein, translated as MTSATIKIFLVHGDPKRLRTAELSNWTGKAVAGPRSEFDGIISRDEAEGSGIYFLSGSDPDSGQPAIYIGEAECIRDRLKAHLQKDFWNHLVFFVSKDENLTKSHIRYLEGKLIEQARAAGRAQLVNGQGSGARLPESDRADLETYLEKVNQLLPVLGIELLVPTAVKAEAGREIQILLCEIKGLQSKGHLTPNGFLILAGSQAVLVERPSAHKYPWAMNMRQKLKAEGALSVENNFLVFTRDVEFSSPSAAAAVVHGGHANGLTAWKDRQGQTLKQLEAV; from the coding sequence TTGACCAGCGCCACCATAAAAATCTTCTTGGTACACGGCGATCCAAAGAGGCTGCGTACTGCGGAGTTGTCGAATTGGACTGGCAAGGCTGTTGCCGGTCCCAGGAGTGAATTTGATGGAATCATTTCGCGAGATGAGGCTGAAGGCTCTGGAATTTACTTTTTATCGGGTTCAGATCCAGATAGTGGACAGCCCGCGATCTACATCGGTGAGGCCGAGTGTATACGAGATAGGCTCAAAGCGCATCTGCAGAAGGACTTTTGGAATCACCTTGTTTTCTTTGTAAGCAAGGACGAGAATCTCACGAAGTCACATATCAGGTATCTTGAGGGCAAGCTCATTGAGCAGGCGCGTGCCGCTGGCCGAGCACAGTTGGTTAATGGTCAGGGTAGTGGCGCTCGGCTTCCCGAATCTGATCGAGCTGATTTAGAGACTTATCTGGAGAAGGTTAATCAGCTGCTACCAGTGCTTGGTATTGAGCTGCTAGTTCCCACCGCTGTCAAGGCCGAGGCCGGGCGTGAAATTCAGATTCTTTTGTGTGAGATTAAGGGACTCCAGTCGAAGGGGCATCTGACGCCGAATGGATTTCTTATACTAGCTGGTTCACAAGCTGTGCTTGTAGAGAGGCCCTCGGCTCACAAGTATCCCTGGGCTATGAATATGAGGCAAAAGTTGAAAGCAGAAGGTGCGCTCTCTGTTGAAAACAACTTCCTTGTCTTCACGAGAGATGTTGAGTTCTCTAGCCCAAGCGCGGCTGCAGCTGTGGTGCATGGCGGGCATGCCAACGGTCTCACCGCATGGAAGGACCGCCAAGGACAAACGTTGAAGCAGCTGGAAGCCGTATAA
- a CDS encoding type II toxin-antitoxin system HicA family toxin: MKRKRQRTLELIFSRPASGSLPWRDIEALFQELGGNVSERAGSRVAVVLFGEVRVFHRPHPSPDTDKGAVASIRKWFEEHGVTP; the protein is encoded by the coding sequence ATGAAGCGAAAGCGCCAGCGAACCCTTGAGCTGATCTTCTCCCGACCTGCAAGCGGCAGTTTGCCGTGGAGGGACATCGAAGCCCTGTTTCAGGAGCTTGGTGGGAATGTCAGTGAGAGGGCGGGCAGCCGAGTCGCGGTCGTTCTGTTTGGCGAAGTCAGGGTCTTTCACAGACCCCACCCATCGCCTGATACAGACAAGGGTGCTGTTGCTTCAATCCGCAAATGGTTTGAAGAACACGGAGTGACACCATGA
- a CDS encoding potassium channel family protein, protein MAWIPLLQRHRRLAAAVALGVLAAAAPAWGQGRPPQPPGVCLGLPAQLGIAVGMLILTAIIHTLVTVVQAELTHRQRLDAWCAPRSRRRLLMILAMALLTALALWVEILLWALLYQGLGLFSGLEGSLYFSGITFTTVGYGDMTLPVCWRLLSVAEAVNGVLMAGWSTAQLVYVVQRIITMRLEVEGRLPSPSGSLGGAPD, encoded by the coding sequence ATGGCCTGGATCCCGCTGCTGCAGCGCCATCGCCGGCTTGCGGCTGCCGTTGCCTTGGGCGTGCTGGCCGCGGCCGCACCTGCCTGGGGCCAGGGCAGGCCGCCCCAGCCCCCTGGAGTGTGCCTGGGGTTGCCGGCGCAGCTGGGCATCGCGGTGGGCATGCTGATCCTCACCGCCATCATTCACACATTGGTGACGGTGGTCCAGGCAGAGCTCACCCACCGGCAACGGCTGGATGCCTGGTGCGCGCCGCGCAGTCGGCGGCGCCTGTTGATGATCCTGGCCATGGCCCTGCTCACGGCCCTGGCGCTGTGGGTGGAGATCCTGCTCTGGGCCCTGCTGTATCAGGGGCTGGGCCTGTTTTCGGGGTTGGAGGGCAGCCTCTATTTCTCCGGCATCACCTTCACCACCGTTGGCTATGGCGACATGACCCTGCCGGTGTGCTGGCGCCTGCTCAGCGTTGCCGAGGCGGTGAATGGTGTGTTGATGGCCGGCTGGAGCACGGCCCAGCTGGTGTACGTGGTGCAGCGGATCATCACCATGCGGCTCGAAGTGGAAGGCCGTCTCCCCAGCCCGTCTGGCTCCCTGGGGGGTGCGCCGGACTGA
- a CDS encoding FUSC family protein produces the protein MVQLRGALVIALAVGLTSAVCDGIGLSGEAIAYGAVIAALIVRPDFSRWPLAIYPVLLVVVGVCMAVGVVLALALSAVPQVFLFGLVAALMQLFALLLPGKLRMLSGVVAVAGVLPLLSSAPSWRDWGQQLLAIGLGMVIATALQLAFSPAVITASESPAAGPGSEQAEPPLAERVIAGLQSAFFWRKLVFASLALAIGQGVGAVTPKYLYFGVVLLLNDSIGDTLGRVRDRMVGVSFGILMPLLVFNTLGIGALQNGLVMGGTAALLMALNKASYLRTALISSGVAFVGYGPLVAWYIPNRWMDYLMGCGLALAVGLLLFPNSALRRYNQLRADPAASREQLQRLLPAAREEARWLGVPLAEPLPPELSRAEAS, from the coding sequence ATGGTGCAGCTGCGCGGGGCTCTGGTGATCGCTCTGGCGGTTGGCCTTACCAGTGCTGTCTGCGATGGCATTGGCCTCAGCGGTGAGGCCATCGCCTACGGCGCGGTGATCGCGGCCCTGATCGTGCGACCGGATTTCAGCCGCTGGCCCCTGGCGATCTATCCGGTATTGCTGGTAGTGGTGGGGGTCTGCATGGCGGTGGGCGTCGTGCTGGCGCTTGCCCTGAGCGCGGTGCCCCAGGTGTTCCTGTTCGGGTTGGTGGCGGCGTTGATGCAGCTGTTCGCTCTGCTGCTGCCCGGCAAATTGCGGATGCTTTCGGGCGTTGTGGCGGTGGCTGGCGTGCTGCCGCTGCTGAGCAGCGCCCCCAGCTGGCGTGACTGGGGCCAGCAGCTCCTGGCCATTGGCCTGGGCATGGTGATCGCCACGGCGCTGCAGCTGGCCTTCTCCCCTGCCGTGATCACCGCCTCTGAGAGCCCAGCAGCGGGCCCCGGCTCGGAGCAGGCTGAGCCGCCGCTGGCTGAGCGGGTGATCGCAGGCCTGCAGTCGGCGTTTTTTTGGCGCAAGCTCGTGTTTGCCAGCTTGGCCCTGGCCATCGGCCAGGGGGTGGGAGCGGTGACCCCGAAATATCTCTATTTCGGGGTGGTGTTGTTGCTGAACGACAGCATCGGCGACACCCTCGGCCGGGTGCGCGACCGGATGGTGGGTGTGTCGTTCGGCATCCTGATGCCGTTGTTGGTGTTCAATACCCTGGGGATCGGGGCGCTGCAGAACGGCCTGGTGATGGGCGGCACCGCCGCGTTGCTGATGGCGTTGAACAAGGCGAGTTATCTGCGCACGGCGTTGATCTCGAGCGGGGTGGCGTTTGTGGGCTACGGGCCGCTGGTGGCCTGGTACATCCCCAACCGTTGGATGGATTACCTGATGGGCTGTGGCCTGGCGCTGGCGGTGGGGCTGCTGCTGTTTCCCAACAGTGCGCTGCGTCGCTACAACCAGCTCAGAGCAGATCCAGCAGCCAGCCGCGAGCAGCTGCAACGGCTGCTGCCGGCGGCGCGGGAGGAAGCGCGCTGGCTCGGGGTGCCCTTGGCCGAGCCGCTCCCGCCGGAGTTGTCGCGGGCGGAGGCTTCCTGA
- a CDS encoding IS5 family transposase, whose protein sequence is MYVFQHAGQLSIEEFYTPFGGKLDANNRWVLLRNLIPWMPLESQYAPRFSAKTGAPAKPFQMAFGALYIQQRLGVTDRETVQLITESPYLQFFIGLSAYQAMPPFDPSMMVHFRKRIGPDLIKICNDMTKANGIAMIKEMLVSAEEDASEEEEEQQLAAIDEALGVKPATLDPESNWGTLILDATCVPDDIPYPVDLRLLNEAREATEKIIDELFKQLQGKINRKPRCNRDKARNRFLAIIKKKKPKSAEIRRNLRAIDQMIHCGVMLLELGTQLYRKLLITSELYRKQQEMYDADSRRIDDRIVNLSKPHVRPIVRGKAGRRTEFGAKISISDDNGFVDVDRISWDNYNEANDLIARAKQYKEERGYYPARICADSIYMTLGNKKFCAENNIRLSGRPRKKQVEAEVQTAEQQELFKSDLRKRSVIEGRIGTSKRKYGLDQIMTKLIETSRTVITMAFFVMNAEKILRLLRFLFSILVSVYILMLYLFASWRRPAPLWAA, encoded by the coding sequence ATGTACGTTTTTCAGCACGCAGGTCAGCTATCAATCGAGGAGTTTTACACGCCCTTCGGCGGCAAGCTGGATGCCAATAATCGCTGGGTTCTGCTTCGTAACCTGATTCCATGGATGCCACTGGAAAGCCAGTATGCACCCCGATTCAGTGCCAAGACAGGAGCACCGGCCAAGCCGTTTCAGATGGCGTTCGGTGCGCTGTACATCCAGCAACGCCTGGGAGTGACAGACCGCGAAACGGTTCAGCTGATCACGGAATCACCGTATCTACAATTTTTCATTGGCTTGAGTGCGTACCAGGCAATGCCGCCGTTTGATCCATCAATGATGGTGCATTTTCGTAAGCGCATTGGCCCTGATCTGATCAAGATCTGCAATGACATGACCAAGGCCAATGGCATTGCGATGATTAAAGAGATGCTGGTTTCGGCTGAGGAAGATGCTAGCGAAGAAGAAGAGGAGCAACAGCTTGCTGCCATCGACGAAGCGCTAGGGGTGAAGCCTGCAACGTTGGATCCTGAAAGTAACTGGGGTACTCTGATTCTTGATGCAACCTGCGTGCCTGATGACATTCCCTACCCAGTAGATCTGAGGTTGCTCAACGAAGCGAGAGAGGCTACTGAGAAGATCATCGACGAACTGTTCAAGCAGTTGCAGGGAAAGATCAATCGTAAACCCCGCTGCAACCGGGATAAAGCTCGGAATCGGTTTCTGGCGATCATCAAGAAGAAAAAGCCCAAATCCGCCGAGATCCGGAGAAACCTCAGAGCAATTGATCAGATGATCCACTGCGGTGTCATGCTTTTGGAGCTTGGAACCCAGCTCTACCGCAAGCTGCTGATCACCAGTGAACTGTACCGGAAGCAGCAGGAGATGTATGACGCTGATAGCCGGCGCATCGACGATCGGATTGTCAATTTGTCAAAACCACACGTGCGGCCGATCGTGAGGGGCAAGGCGGGAAGGCGAACAGAGTTCGGTGCGAAGATCTCAATATCAGATGATAATGGTTTTGTAGATGTTGATCGCATAAGCTGGGACAACTACAATGAAGCCAACGACCTAATCGCACGTGCCAAGCAATACAAGGAAGAGCGAGGGTACTATCCAGCGCGAATCTGTGCCGATTCAATCTATATGACATTAGGCAACAAGAAGTTCTGCGCAGAAAATAACATCAGACTCAGTGGTCGTCCACGCAAGAAGCAGGTCGAGGCCGAGGTGCAGACAGCAGAGCAACAAGAGCTTTTTAAATCAGACTTGAGAAAGCGTTCCGTGATCGAGGGAAGAATCGGAACGAGCAAACGGAAATATGGACTGGATCAGATAATGACCAAGCTGATTGAAACATCAAGAACGGTGATCACTATGGCGTTCTTTGTGATGAATGCCGAGAAGATTCTGAGGCTACTGCGCTTCTTGTTCTCTATTCTTGTTTCTGTGTACATCCTGATGCTCTATTTGTTTGCATCCTGGCGCCGTCCAGCGCCTCTGTGGGCTGCTTAG
- a CDS encoding AbrB/MazE/SpoVT family DNA-binding domain-containing protein: MAVVRAKLVKIGNSRGIRLAKPLLEVAGLTDEVEIEAAPGVLTIKPSAHPRAGWAEAASSFEAEGLLDEMSATRFDDEEWSW, translated from the coding sequence GTGGCCGTGGTTCGAGCGAAGCTGGTCAAAATCGGCAATTCGAGAGGCATCCGTCTCGCTAAGCCGCTGCTTGAGGTTGCGGGGCTGACTGACGAAGTCGAGATCGAGGCTGCTCCAGGGGTTCTGACCATCAAGCCATCGGCACATCCGAGGGCTGGCTGGGCAGAGGCGGCATCGTCTTTCGAGGCGGAGGGACTTCTCGATGAGATGAGCGCCACTCGGTTTGATGATGAAGAGTGGTCATGGTGA
- a CDS encoding type II toxin-antitoxin system HicB family antitoxin codes for MNLMNVDGYHARIEYDEETNQFRGEILGLSGGADFYGSSPDELRREFKKSLDVFLEVCKEQGIEPRRQFSGKFNLRIPPELHEKLAMTAEVQGKSLNTLAQEALQRSVTA; via the coding sequence ATGAACCTGATGAATGTGGATGGCTACCACGCCAGAATTGAGTACGACGAAGAAACGAATCAGTTTCGCGGGGAAATTCTTGGCCTTTCTGGAGGAGCGGACTTCTATGGATCCAGTCCAGATGAGCTTCGCCGAGAGTTCAAAAAGTCATTGGATGTCTTTCTTGAGGTCTGCAAGGAGCAAGGAATCGAGCCGCGCAGACAATTTTCAGGCAAATTCAATCTTCGGATTCCGCCTGAACTACACGAGAAATTGGCGATGACTGCGGAGGTGCAGGGAAAGAGTCTCAATACGCTCGCTCAAGAAGCACTCCAGAGAAGTGTCACGGCATAA
- a CDS encoding DUF2442 domain-containing protein, giving the protein MANPGEQVTDVALTEDRLIVDLADGRSISIPLAWFPGLLHATSQERENWVIAGAGYGIRWPDVDEDLSVEGLLRGAPAPQLRALVS; this is encoded by the coding sequence ATGGCTAACCCTGGTGAGCAGGTCACTGACGTTGCCCTAACAGAGGACAGGCTGATCGTCGACCTGGCTGACGGTCGATCGATCTCGATCCCTTTGGCTTGGTTTCCAGGGCTTCTGCATGCAACTTCCCAGGAGCGTGAAAACTGGGTGATTGCTGGGGCAGGCTATGGAATCCGATGGCCAGATGTTGATGAGGATTTAAGTGTGGAAGGCCTGCTTCGTGGTGCGCCAGCGCCCCAGCTAAGGGCACTGGTCAGCTAA
- a CDS encoding IS3 family transposase: protein MAAGATAARVAERMAISLRTLQRWRRQFAGDGDGGDRRKGSARHVGHRLSHQERQQILVVCNEPQYASLPPAQIVPDLADQGEFVASESSFYRVLHAHQQVQRRGRARPPQEPRPVPRRRADGPNQLWSWDITYLPTSVRGVWLYLYLVVDVWSRKIVAWDIAEREEAQVAADLISRACIRERVSKRRQRRLVLHADNGSAMRAATLEVRLEELGVLRSFSRPRVSNDNPYSEALFRTAKYRPDYPSRPFAGKEEACQWAAAFVHWYCHEHRHSAIKFVTPQQRHSGQAPDICQQRTLVYEQARQRHPKRWSRSIRCWQQPDVVWINEPPDDITAEEELLFRQVA, encoded by the coding sequence GTGGCCGCCGGTGCCACGGCGGCGCGGGTTGCGGAGCGCATGGCCATCAGCCTGCGCACCCTGCAGCGCTGGAGGCGCCAGTTTGCGGGTGATGGGGACGGTGGGGACCGCCGTAAAGGCAGCGCCCGCCACGTGGGACATCGGCTGAGCCACCAGGAGCGCCAGCAGATCCTGGTGGTCTGCAATGAGCCGCAGTACGCCTCGCTGCCACCGGCCCAGATCGTGCCCGATCTGGCCGATCAGGGCGAGTTCGTGGCCTCCGAGAGCAGCTTCTACCGCGTGCTCCACGCCCACCAGCAGGTGCAGCGCCGCGGACGGGCCAGACCGCCGCAGGAGCCAAGGCCGGTGCCCCGGCGACGTGCTGATGGCCCCAACCAGCTCTGGAGCTGGGACATCACCTACCTGCCCACCAGCGTGCGGGGCGTGTGGCTATACCTCTACCTGGTGGTGGACGTCTGGAGCCGCAAAATCGTGGCCTGGGACATCGCCGAGCGGGAGGAGGCCCAGGTGGCCGCTGATCTGATCAGCAGAGCCTGCATCCGGGAGCGGGTCAGCAAGCGCCGCCAGCGCCGGCTGGTCCTGCACGCCGACAACGGCAGCGCCATGCGCGCCGCCACGCTGGAGGTGCGGCTGGAAGAACTCGGGGTGCTGCGCTCCTTCTCCAGGCCACGGGTGTCCAACGACAATCCCTACTCCGAGGCGCTGTTCCGCACTGCCAAATACCGGCCCGACTACCCCAGCAGACCCTTTGCCGGCAAGGAGGAGGCCTGCCAGTGGGCAGCGGCATTCGTGCACTGGTACTGCCACGAGCACCGCCACAGCGCGATCAAATTCGTGACGCCGCAGCAGCGGCACAGCGGCCAGGCCCCTGACATCTGCCAGCAGCGCACGCTGGTCTATGAGCAAGCCCGCCAGCGCCATCCAAAGCGTTGGTCAAGGTCCATCCGCTGCTGGCAACAACCCGACGTTGTCTGGATCAATGAACCACCAGATGACATAACAGCCGAGGAAGAGTTACTCTTTCGACAGGTGGCCTGA